A region of Streptomyces sp. TG1A-60 DNA encodes the following proteins:
- a CDS encoding ABC transporter substrate-binding protein has protein sequence MLNRRNFLTAAVGVAAATGLTACAKDDGSTSSSSSSSDGGGGKITLGFSQVGSESGWRSANTDSVKSAAKEAGYTLKFSDAQQKQENQISAIRSYIAQKVDVIAFSPVVVTGWDAILKEAKAAKIPVVLTDRSVESDESLFVTLVGSDFTDEGRRAAKILEKVLDKAGHKGKVKIAQLEGTTGAAPAIERAKGFKEVMDAEHKDDWEIVVSQTGDFTRAGGKQVMAAFLQSNPDINVLYAHNDDMGLGAIQAIEAAGKKPGKDILIVTVDGVKDGFIAMSEGKINAIVECNPLLGPQLMEVVQKVKDGEKVERWIKTEESDFMQDQAKDALPTRKY, from the coding sequence ATGCTCAACAGACGGAACTTCCTCACCGCGGCGGTCGGCGTCGCGGCAGCGACCGGTCTGACGGCCTGCGCCAAGGACGACGGCAGCACGTCCAGCTCCTCCTCCTCTTCCGACGGCGGTGGCGGCAAGATCACCCTCGGCTTCTCCCAGGTCGGCTCGGAGAGCGGCTGGCGCTCCGCCAACACCGACTCGGTGAAGTCGGCGGCCAAGGAGGCGGGTTACACCCTCAAGTTCTCCGACGCCCAGCAGAAGCAGGAGAACCAGATCTCCGCGATCCGCAGCTACATCGCGCAGAAGGTGGACGTCATAGCCTTCTCGCCGGTGGTCGTCACCGGCTGGGACGCGATCCTCAAGGAGGCCAAGGCCGCGAAGATCCCCGTCGTCCTGACCGACCGGTCCGTCGAGAGCGACGAGTCCCTGTTCGTCACCCTGGTCGGCTCCGACTTCACCGACGAGGGCCGACGCGCCGCCAAGATCCTGGAGAAGGTCCTGGACAAGGCCGGCCACAAGGGCAAGGTGAAGATCGCCCAGCTGGAGGGCACCACCGGTGCCGCCCCCGCGATCGAGCGCGCCAAGGGCTTCAAGGAGGTCATGGACGCGGAGCACAAGGACGACTGGGAGATCGTCGTCAGCCAGACCGGTGACTTCACCCGCGCCGGCGGCAAGCAGGTCATGGCGGCCTTCCTGCAGTCCAACCCGGACATCAACGTCCTCTACGCGCACAACGACGACATGGGCCTCGGCGCCATCCAGGCCATCGAGGCGGCCGGCAAGAAGCCCGGCAAGGACATCCTGATCGTCACGGTCGACGGTGTGAAGGACGGCTTCATCGCCATGTCCGAGGGCAAGATCAACGCGATCGTCGAGTGCAACCCGCTGCTCGGCCCCCAGCTGATGGAGGTCGTGCAGAAGGTCAAGGACGGCGAGAAGGTCGAGCGCTGGATCAAGACCGAGGAGAGCGACTTCATGCAGGACCAGGCCAAGGACGCCCTCCCGACCCGCAAGTACTGA
- a CDS encoding LacI family DNA-binding transcriptional regulator, which yields MTHSQLRPPTMADVARQAGVSHQTVSRVLGDHPNVREETRARVQRAIEEMGYRRNSSARALVTRRTRTLGVVASNTTLYGPASTLFALEEAARAEGYLVSTVSLRRLTVETLSEALDHLSEGGVEGVIAIAPQRSAVKALAELRQPFPVVAVGTGSGAEVPSANVDQRLGARLATGHLLAAGHRTVWHLAGPEDWQEAADRADGWRATLEEAGVEPPLPLRGDWSPLSGYRAGQELAGWVGRGLTAVFVANDQMALGVLRALREAGVRTPQDVAVVGFDDIPESEFFAPPLTTVRQDFSTVGKRSIALLLDLIEGRTPSGTSTVAIEPQLVVRASTFPYHPQPGTPPG from the coding sequence GTGACCCACTCACAGCTCAGGCCGCCCACCATGGCGGACGTGGCACGCCAGGCCGGCGTGTCCCACCAGACCGTGTCCCGCGTCCTGGGGGACCACCCCAATGTGCGTGAGGAGACACGGGCCAGGGTCCAGCGCGCCATCGAGGAGATGGGCTACCGCCGCAACTCCTCCGCGCGCGCCCTGGTGACCCGGCGCACCCGCACCCTGGGTGTGGTCGCCTCCAACACCACGCTCTACGGCCCGGCCAGCACGTTGTTCGCGCTGGAGGAGGCGGCACGGGCCGAGGGGTATCTCGTCTCCACGGTCAGTCTGCGCAGGCTGACCGTCGAGACGCTGTCCGAGGCCCTGGACCACCTCAGCGAGGGCGGTGTGGAGGGGGTGATCGCCATCGCTCCGCAGCGGTCGGCGGTCAAGGCCCTCGCCGAACTCCGCCAGCCCTTCCCGGTGGTGGCCGTGGGCACAGGCTCCGGCGCGGAGGTCCCCAGCGCCAACGTGGACCAGCGACTGGGCGCACGGCTGGCCACCGGCCATCTGCTGGCCGCCGGCCACCGTACGGTCTGGCATCTCGCCGGACCCGAGGACTGGCAGGAGGCGGCGGACCGTGCGGACGGCTGGCGGGCGACCCTGGAAGAGGCGGGCGTCGAACCGCCGCTGCCGCTGAGGGGTGACTGGAGTCCGTTGTCGGGCTACCGTGCGGGTCAGGAACTGGCCGGCTGGGTGGGCCGCGGCCTGACAGCCGTCTTCGTGGCCAACGACCAGATGGCACTGGGGGTGCTGCGCGCGCTGCGGGAGGCGGGCGTACGCACTCCCCAGGACGTCGCGGTGGTCGGCTTCGACGACATCCCGGAGTCGGAGTTCTTCGCCCCGCCGCTCACCACGGTCCGGCAGGACTTCTCCACGGTGGGCAAGCGGAGCATCGCCCTGCTGCTCGACCTCATCGAGGGCCGGACCCCCTCCGGGACGTCCACCGTCGCCATCGAACCCCAGCTCGTCGTCCGCGCCAGTACCTTCCCGTACCACCCTCAACCGGGGACCCCTCCCGGTTGA